In Solirubrobacterales bacterium, the genomic stretch CCGCCGCCGTACACCCAGTGGGCGGCGACGGGATAGATCAACCCGCAGAAGATCAGACCGAAGATGATGTAGACGCCGAACTTCACGCGCTCGACCAGTGGACCGACCGCGATTGCGAGGACCACCGCCGCAAATCCGTATTGGAAGAGGAACTTCGCGTAGATCGACGCATCCGACCCGGACATCGCCGGGAACGCAGCGAGCGGATCACTGAATCCAGACAGAAAAAATCCAGTCGTCCCGAAGAAGTAGCCGTCGCCGCCGAACCCGATAGCAAACCCGACGGTCCAGAAGGCGACGGTTGCGATCGCGGCGTTGAGCAGGACCTTCGCGATGATCGATCCAGCGTTCTTTCCGCGAACGAGCCCGACTTCAAGCGCGGCGAATCCCGTGAGCATGAAAATGACAAGAATGGCGCAGATCAAGACCCAGAGGGTGTCGATCGCGCTGTTGCTGGCAGCAGACGAACTCGTCTCGGCCAGCGCCGAGGTTGGCAGCAGCAAGAGTGACGCGATGGACGTGCTGAGCAGTCCAAAGGCACCGAGGCGTGAGCACTTCAAAATGTAACTCCCGATATGTGTTGAACGAGGTATTTGGTGAACGGCGGAGGGAGTCTACGGGGCTGGGCGGTTGAAAGTAGGTAAGACTCTGCTCGAATGATGAGCACGATCGAGTTCATAGCCGCAGCCTCCGGTTCGCCATGGGCGCCTTTGCGCCGCCGCATGTTCGCGATCCTCTGGGCCGCGCAGCTTGGATCGAACATCGGCGTGTGGATGCAGGTCGTCGGCGCGCAGTGGTTTCTGGTCGAGACGGCGAGCAGTTCGGCGCTGGTTGCCTGGGTGCAAACGGCGACGCTGATACCTGTGTTGTTCTTTGCGCTGCCGGCCGGTGCGCTGGCGGACTCGAAGAATCGCCGCACGATCCTGTTGTGCTCGACGTCCGCTGCGGTGTTGTTTGCGGGGGCGCTCACAGTGCTCTCTGTGACCGATTCGCTCAAGCCCTGGTCGCTGATGCTGATGCTGTTCCTGCTTGGTTCAGCCAACGCATTCACGCTTCCCTCCTGGCAGGCGATCCAGCCTGAGCTGGTGCCGCGCATTGAGCTTCCGGCGGCCTCTTCGCTGAACGGCGTTACCGTCAACCTCGCGCGCGCCGTCGGGCCGGCGATCGCGGGATTCATGGTGGCTGCGAGCGGTCCGGCGCTGGTCTTTGGGATCAACGCCGTGTCGTTCGTGTTCGTGATCGTCGCTCTGCTCGTGTGGAAGCGCCCGGAGCAGAAACGGCTCGGCCGGGAGCGGATGTTGCCAGCGTTGGGAGCCGGGGTGCGTTATACGCGCTTCGGACGAATTGTGCGGCGGATTCTGCTGCGCGTCGCGCTGTTTGCGGCGCCGGCTTCTGCGCTGTGGGCGCTGCTTCCGTTGATCGCTTCGGACCGCCTTGGGCTTGACTCGGGTGGCTATGGAATTCTGCTCGGAGCGTTGGGGGTCGGTGCGTTGCTCGCCGTTGGAGTGCTTCCGAAGATTCGCGGCATCGGCTCTGACAACGTCGTTCTGGCCACAGGGGCGATCGGATTTGCGATCGCGCTCGTCGGGGCGGCGGAACTACCCACGGGCGGAGTCATCGCGGCGCTACTCGTGGGCGGGTTCTCCTGGCTCAGTGTGCTGGCGATGCTCAACTCGCTGATGCAGCTCAGCCTTGCGCAGTGGGTGCGCGGTCGGGCGCTTGCGATCTATTCGCTGGTGATCATGGGCACGCAGGGGGTGGGTGCGTTCGTCTGGGGATTTTCCTCCGCCTGGGTCGGAGTAGAGGAGACTTTGCTCCTGGCGGCGGGGTTGCTGGTCCTGACCGCCGTGAGCACCTACTGGCTGCGCCTGCAGCCAAACACCGCAAAGCTCGACTTCAGCATGGTCACAATGGAGCTCGCTGACCCCGACAGCGTCTACGAGCCCAAGCAGGCAGACACGCCGCTGCACGTGGTCGTCCAGTACTTCGTCCCGGAGGAAAACGAGCCCGGGTTCATCGCGGCGATGACCGCGCTGGAGCGTGCCCGCAGGCGCACCGGGGCCTACGAATGGAATCTCAACCGCCGCGCCGGGAGCGAGCGGGAGGGTACGTTCGTGGAAGAGTTCAGCGTCGCATCCTGGGAGGAATACAAGAACCAGGTGACCGCGCGCTGGACGGTCGCCGACAGCGGCGTTTACGATCGCGCCTTGGAGCTGATCGAGGGCGAGCCGCTCGTGCGGCACTACTACAGGGTGGTTTGATGGACGAGCAGGATCCAAATACAGGTTCGGGTCTGGACCCGCGAGCGGTGCCGGTGGCGATCGCGTCGGTGGCGGTGATCGTGCTCGGGATCTTCTCGACTTATGCGAATTTGACGATCGGTGCCCTGATCGCGCTCGTAGGGCTTTTCGGGATCATCTGGGTGGGGCGCATGGCCGCGAAATCGCCGCCGAGCGCTTAACGGAGAGAGATTCACGAGGCGGTTCACCCAAACAGGGCGTTGTATTTCATTTTACTTTTGAGTACAGTTTCCAACAGCTTTGCACGACTTGCTCACCTATATCCGTATCCAAGACCCAAACCGCCCGAGCTTGCGTTGGGTTCTCATCTACGTTCTGGCCGCATTGATCGCGGTCGCGCTCAGCGCCACCGCCAGCGCAAGAACG encodes the following:
- a CDS encoding MFS transporter, whose amino-acid sequence is MSTIEFIAAASGSPWAPLRRRMFAILWAAQLGSNIGVWMQVVGAQWFLVETASSSALVAWVQTATLIPVLFFALPAGALADSKNRRTILLCSTSAAVLFAGALTVLSVTDSLKPWSLMLMLFLLGSANAFTLPSWQAIQPELVPRIELPAASSLNGVTVNLARAVGPAIAGFMVAASGPALVFGINAVSFVFVIVALLVWKRPEQKRLGRERMLPALGAGVRYTRFGRIVRRILLRVALFAAPASALWALLPLIASDRLGLDSGGYGILLGALGVGALLAVGVLPKIRGIGSDNVVLATGAIGFAIALVGAAELPTGGVIAALLVGGFSWLSVLAMLNSLMQLSLAQWVRGRALAIYSLVIMGTQGVGAFVWGFSSAWVGVEETLLLAAGLLVLTAVSTYWLRLQPNTAKLDFSMVTMELADPDSVYEPKQADTPLHVVVQYFVPEENEPGFIAAMTALERARRRTGAYEWNLNRRAGSEREGTFVEEFSVASWEEYKNQVTARWTVADSGVYDRALELIEGEPLVRHYYRVV